A genomic window from Desulfitobacterium chlororespirans DSM 11544 includes:
- a CDS encoding RluA family pseudouridine synthase: MTQSVDNKKSKMTADTAFVVTECGGLFDFLTLKLTHQSRNNLKSLLKHRQVTVDGRVVTQHDCPLKEGQTVRIVRSVIRGQKEKDALQILYEDADLIVINKPAGLLAIADHKNSVSAYHLLMDYVRRTNPKARIFIVHRLDRDTSGVLMFAKNEKLKLALQDNWGSLVSQRGYVAIVEGRLKEKSGRIRSWLKEQRRCLCIPAPRRGTVWRPSRTIR; this comes from the coding sequence ATGACACAAAGCGTGGATAATAAGAAAAGTAAAATGACAGCTGATACAGCATTTGTTGTCACAGAATGCGGTGGTTTGTTCGATTTTCTAACACTTAAGTTAACCCATCAGTCAAGAAATAACCTAAAGTCTTTGCTTAAACACAGACAGGTTACTGTGGATGGACGTGTCGTTACCCAGCACGACTGTCCCCTGAAAGAAGGACAGACGGTACGGATAGTCCGCTCAGTAATTCGGGGGCAAAAAGAGAAAGATGCCCTGCAAATTTTATATGAGGATGCTGATTTGATCGTAATCAATAAGCCGGCTGGCTTGTTGGCTATAGCTGATCATAAAAATAGTGTTTCCGCTTATCATTTGCTGATGGATTATGTGCGCCGGACTAACCCGAAAGCCCGTATCTTTATTGTTCACCGTCTGGACCGGGACACCTCTGGGGTACTGATGTTTGCCAAAAACGAAAAGCTGAAACTAGCGTTGCAAGATAATTGGGGCAGCCTGGTATCGCAACGGGGTTATGTGGCAATCGTGGAGGGGCGGCTTAAAGAAAAAAGCGGCAGAATCCGCTCCTGGCTCAAGGAACAAAGACGCTGCTTGTGTATTCCAGCCCCAAGGAGGGGGACGGTTTGGAGGCCATCACGAACTATCAGGTGA
- a CDS encoding RNA pseudouridine synthase, whose protein sequence is MEAITNYQVIDETPDYSLLTIQLETGRKNQIRVHMKELGHSVVGDTKYGAKTNPLKRLGLHAYKLELRHPFSNQVLCVETEVPENFKALLKR, encoded by the coding sequence TTGGAGGCCATCACGAACTATCAGGTGATCGATGAAACCCCCGATTATTCTCTATTGACTATTCAACTGGAAACAGGCCGTAAGAACCAAATCCGCGTGCACATGAAGGAATTAGGACATTCTGTCGTGGGTGATACCAAATATGGTGCTAAAACCAATCCTTTGAAGCGATTAGGGTTGCATGCGTACAAACTGGAACTCAGGCATCCTTTTTCTAATCAAGTGCTATGCGTTGAAACAGAAGTGCCAGAAAATTTTAAAGCGCTATTAAAGCGCTGA